From the Streptomyces nodosus genome, the window TTTGACGAGGACTACGACATGCCCATGGGCAGGCATGTGTCCGAGGCGGTGCCCTTCTTCGGGGGCATGGCCCTCCTCGTCACCTCTCTCATCATCACGACTCTCATGGTTCGGTCCAGCTCGGAGCGCCGACGCCGGACCGGTCTGGTGACGGCCACCGTCCGTCTCGGCTGTCTGGTCACGGCAGCCATTGCCTTCGTCGTGTACGGCACGGTCACGTACGGAGTCTGAACCCGGTACCCCCGAGCTGCCCGAAGCAGTCGCGTGCGGGCTGGAAAGAGCGTGACGGAGCGTCCCTTACTCTTCCTCGACATGGACGGTCCGCTCATCCCGTTCGGATCGTCGTCCGGTCACCTACAGACCGCTGCCGTCGACTCCTCGACGTCTCCCGGTCAGGGGAACCCGCTGTTGAAGCGGCTCGATCCTGGGCTCGGAGCACGCCTCATGGCTCTGGGCTGCCATCTCGTGTGGGCGACGACCTGGATGGAGGAGGCGAATGAGACTGTCTCCCCACGCATCGGGTTGCCGAGGCTGCCCGTCGTGGAATGGCCGGACTTCCGTGCCGACGAAGGTCCGCGCGGATTGCATTGGAAGACCCGTCACCTCGTCGAGTGGGCCGACGGTCGGCCGTTCCTCTGGGTCGATGACGAGATCAGTGCCATGGATCGCCTGTGGGTCGACGCCAGCCACCCTGGACCATCACTGCTTCATCGCGTCGACCCGACCAAAGGCCTCATGAACGCCGACTTCTCCACGCTCACCGGCTGGCTCTGCGCTGCTGCGCCGAGGTGAGCACAGCTTTAGGAGTTCGATCTTCCCTCGGCCTGGTCGGGGCCCGCCTTGTGTACTGGTGCCAGACGTGGTTGCCGTGTGTCACCGCCGTCCGCGGTCGTTGATGTCAGCGTTGGATGTCAGCGGAACAGCTCCGGCACCGGGCAAACCTCCAAAGGCTCATCCGACCGGTCGGCCCAACGCCACCAGACATGCCGACCGTTACACCTCCACAACGCCCGGCAGGTCCGCCGACCATCGTCCTCCCTCCTGGAGACGACGAAGCCGCCAAACTTCATGGGCTGGCTGCACTCGGGACAGGCCGGGGCGTCGGACATGCGGCGCACCCTAACGGAGCGACCGCTTCGTCCCGAAGGAAGTTTGCTGGGCACTTGACCTTGGGCTGGTATGTCTCTCACCTGCTGCGACGGTCCGTAGACGTCTGCGGTTGTTCGCCGCTGTGCGTTGGCGTTGTCACGCACTTAAACACTCACTGTTGCTGCCCGTTGTTTTCCGCTCAATCCGGCATACGGTGGATACGACGGAGTCGCCAGGCGTGGATCTCGCCATAGAGCACGGATACCGCAAGCACGAAGAGCATGGCCTCTATGCTCGCTGACCACGGTTCAGGCACCCACCAGTGACCTATGACCACGCACCCAGCGGCGATCGGGACGGCAAGGAAGTAGCCGCGCAGACGCACACGCAGCGGACGCACATCGTGCCGCGGTTCAACTGCCATGATGGCTCTGTGCCATCGCAGGATGATGCCTGATCACAAGCGCATGGTGCTCACCTGTGCCCGGTGGGTCAATGCTCCAGCAGGGACTCGGTGTTGGATCACGTATCGGCTAGTTCTTCTGGAAGTGATGAGCCGAGTTTCCCACGTGCACCGCTTCCCTGTCGCCTGCCTTCTGACCAGCGAAGACCCGGTGACTAGTTGTCATCATCTGTTAACGTCGCTTCGCCTCGCACGGCCCAGGGACGGCCCAGCGATGGTCACCGACGGCTCATGCGGGGGCTGCTGGGCTCAACCCGACTCTGTGGCGGTGTGGCCGTTCCACCAGGCGTAGATCCACCCCGACACAGCGGCCGCCGACCGGCCCTTACACCCTACCCACAGCTTCATGGCAATCACCTTGCCCTTCTTGAGCCACTTCGAGAGATCGAATGACGCACAGATGATGGTGGCAGCGATCACGCACATCGCGATGGACCTACGGATCACCACATGCCGACCCGTCCAAGACGATCGGCCATCAGACACCGCCCGACGTCTTATCGCGCCATTAGGAGGCAGGCCGCGCCGCAGCGGCGGCGCGCGCCCGCGCCGTGCGCGGGCCTTGATGAAGTAGGGAAAC encodes:
- a CDS encoding HAD domain-containing protein, whose amino-acid sequence is MDGPLIPFGSSSGHLQTAAVDSSTSPGQGNPLLKRLDPGLGARLMALGCHLVWATTWMEEANETVSPRIGLPRLPVVEWPDFRADEGPRGLHWKTRHLVEWADGRPFLWVDDEISAMDRLWVDASHPGPSLLHRVDPTKGLMNADFSTLTGWLCAAAPR